The following proteins are co-located in the Pirellulales bacterium genome:
- the secY gene encoding preprotein translocase subunit SecY, translating to MWEKLRVVWQIPELRRKILLTLALLAVYRLGFQIPLPIVDPQKVEAFSKSGGGVADVLQQVAVFSAAQVSNVTIFGLGIMPYISASIIFQLLGSVYPPLERLQKEGEAGRKKINEYTRYATVFICIIQSWIYINAYVVQYDLVDANFLNPDTGNVYFGSKVMAVLTMTAGTIFLMWVGEQIDEFGIGNGISLLIMAGILAGMPGAFVELIGKSKLELSGGGGDLGIEQLLLLVAMFFSVIVGVVFITLGQRRIPMQSAKHIRGRKVVGGGKNFLPLKVNQAGVMPIIFASSLLMLPALLFGMLARINWAEGSFWSRLFTGATEAFQRGNGFVYAVSYIALIYFFCFFWTAITFNPKDVSENLKNYGSFIPGYRPGKRTADYLEKVMVRITYVGAGFLALIAIIPTMISTQLGVSFMVAQFYGGTGLLIAVSVAFDLVQKIDSHLVMRNYTGLLEKS from the coding sequence ATGTGGGAAAAACTCCGCGTCGTTTGGCAGATCCCCGAGCTGCGGCGGAAGATCCTCCTTACGCTTGCCCTGCTGGCCGTCTATCGGCTCGGCTTCCAAATCCCGTTGCCGATCGTCGACCCGCAAAAGGTCGAGGCGTTCAGCAAGTCGGGGGGCGGCGTCGCCGACGTGCTGCAGCAGGTGGCCGTGTTCAGCGCCGCCCAGGTGAGCAACGTCACCATTTTCGGCCTGGGGATCATGCCGTACATCTCGGCGTCGATCATCTTCCAGCTCTTGGGCAGCGTCTATCCGCCGCTCGAACGACTGCAGAAGGAGGGCGAGGCGGGCCGCAAAAAGATCAACGAATACACCCGCTACGCCACAGTCTTCATCTGCATCATCCAAAGCTGGATCTACATCAACGCCTACGTCGTGCAGTACGACCTGGTCGACGCCAACTTTCTCAATCCCGACACCGGCAACGTCTACTTCGGCTCGAAGGTCATGGCGGTGCTGACGATGACCGCCGGCACGATCTTTCTGATGTGGGTCGGCGAGCAGATCGACGAGTTCGGCATCGGCAACGGCATCAGCCTGCTCATTATGGCGGGCATCCTGGCCGGCATGCCGGGGGCGTTCGTCGAGCTGATCGGCAAGAGCAAGCTGGAACTGTCCGGCGGCGGCGGCGATTTGGGCATCGAGCAACTGCTGCTGTTGGTGGCCATGTTCTTCAGCGTGATCGTCGGCGTGGTCTTCATTACGCTCGGCCAGCGGCGGATCCCGATGCAAAGCGCCAAGCACATCCGCGGGCGCAAGGTGGTCGGCGGCGGCAAGAACTTCCTCCCGCTCAAGGTCAATCAGGCCGGCGTCATGCCGATCATTTTCGCCAGCAGCTTGCTGATGCTGCCGGCCCTGTTGTTCGGCATGCTGGCTCGCATCAACTGGGCCGAGGGGAGCTTCTGGAGCCGGTTGTTCACCGGGGCGACCGAGGCGTTCCAGCGCGGCAACGGGTTCGTCTATGCGGTGTCGTATATCGCGCTGATCTACTTTTTCTGTTTCTTCTGGACCGCGATTACGTTCAATCCGAAGGACGTGTCCGAGAACTTGAAGAACTACGGTTCGTTCATCCCGGGCTACCGTCCCGGCAAGCGGACGGCCGACTACCTGGAAAAGGTGATGGTTCGCATCACCTACGTAGGAGCCGGCTTCTTGGCCCTGATCGCGATCATCCCGACGATGATATCCACCCAATTGGGCGTGTCGTTTATGGTGGCCCAGTTCTACGGAGGGACCGGCCTGCTGATCGCCGTGAGCGTGGCGTTCGACCTCGTGCAGAAAATTGACAGCCACTTGGTGATGCGCAACTACACAGGTTTGTTGGAAAAGTCCTAA
- a CDS encoding adenylate kinase — protein MRIVLFGAPGVGKGTQAVRLSQRLSVPHLSTGDMLRTARAEGTADGVEAGAHMDEGRLVPDALVLRIVEARLAHGDCGGGFILDGFPRTEPQAETLDEWLADQGLPLDGVVQIVVGKEVILERLSLRGRSDDDVRVIERRLDQYEQLTRPLIEYYEHRGIMRYVDGIGTPDEVFQRLLRECA, from the coding sequence ATGCGTATAGTGCTCTTTGGCGCCCCTGGCGTCGGCAAGGGGACCCAGGCGGTGCGCTTGTCGCAACGGCTGAGCGTGCCGCACCTGTCGACCGGCGACATGCTGCGAACCGCTCGGGCCGAGGGAACTGCGGACGGCGTCGAGGCGGGCGCCCACATGGACGAGGGCCGGCTGGTCCCCGATGCGCTCGTCCTGCGGATCGTCGAGGCTCGACTCGCCCACGGCGATTGCGGCGGGGGGTTCATCCTCGACGGCTTTCCCCGGACCGAGCCGCAGGCCGAAACGCTCGACGAGTGGCTCGCCGACCAGGGTTTGCCGCTCGACGGCGTCGTGCAGATCGTGGTCGGCAAGGAAGTGATCCTCGAGCGGTTGTCGCTCCGCGGTCGCTCGGACGACGACGTCCGCGTGATCGAACGCCGACTCGATCAATACGAGCAGCTCACCCGGCCGCTGATCGAGTACTACGAACACCGCGGAATAATGCGCTACGTCGACGGCATCGGCACGCCGGACGAGGTCTTCCAACGCCTGCTGCGCGAGTGTGCGTAG
- the map gene encoding type I methionyl aminopeptidase, with protein sequence MLQLKSTREIGLMRRSGLAVWRAHQIAARMIKPGATTYEIDKAIETYFDGIGAEPLFRNYPNTVKGKPPFPAVTCMSVNEAVVHGIPSHRPLVEGDVVSIDTGCRLNGWCGDAAYTYSVGRLKPEVQRLLDVTQGTLQLAIDLLHTKSYWSAIAREMAKFVRDHGYSTVECFVGHGIGRDMHEDPQVPNFPSRSLRGSGDFRIEPGLVIAVEPMVNMGTKRVKLLGDHWTQVTSDGKPSAHFEHTIAITADGPQALTIGPTSPAETELAAV encoded by the coding sequence ATGTTGCAGTTGAAGTCCACGCGCGAGATCGGATTGATGCGCCGCTCCGGCCTAGCCGTGTGGCGTGCGCATCAGATAGCCGCGCGGATGATCAAGCCCGGCGCCACGACCTACGAAATCGACAAGGCGATCGAGACGTACTTCGACGGCATCGGCGCCGAGCCGCTGTTTCGCAACTACCCCAATACGGTCAAGGGCAAACCGCCGTTCCCCGCGGTCACGTGCATGAGCGTCAACGAGGCGGTCGTCCACGGCATTCCCAGCCATCGGCCGCTGGTCGAGGGGGACGTGGTGAGCATCGACACCGGCTGCCGGCTCAACGGGTGGTGCGGCGACGCGGCCTACACCTACTCGGTGGGCCGACTGAAGCCCGAGGTGCAGCGGTTGTTGGACGTGACCCAGGGCACGCTGCAATTGGCGATCGACCTGCTTCACACGAAGAGCTACTGGAGCGCAATCGCTCGCGAGATGGCCAAGTTCGTCCGCGACCACGGCTACTCGACCGTCGAGTGCTTCGTCGGGCACGGCATCGGTCGCGACATGCACGAGGATCCCCAGGTCCCGAACTTCCCCAGCCGGTCGCTGCGGGGGAGCGGGGATTTCCGGATCGAGCCGGGGCTGGTCATCGCGGTCGAGCCGATGGTCAACATGGGAACCAAGCGGGTCAAGCTGTTGGGGGACCATTGGACCCAGGTCACGTCCGACGGCAAGCCGAGCGCCCACTTTGAACACACGATCGCGATCACGGCCGACGGGCCCCAGGCCCTGACCATCGGCCCCACGAGCCCCGCGGAGACAGAGTTGGCGGCGGTCTGA
- the rpmJ gene encoding 50S ribosomal protein L36, with protein MKVKASVKRICDKCKVVRRRGVVYVVCANPRHKQRQG; from the coding sequence ATGAAAGTCAAAGCCAGCGTCAAGCGAATCTGCGACAAGTGCAAGGTGGTTCGCCGCCGCGGCGTCGTGTACGTCGTGTGCGCCAATCCCCGCCATAAGCAGCGTCAGGGCTAG
- the rpsM gene encoding 30S ribosomal protein S13 — protein sequence MPRLQGVDIPADRPTVISLTYLYGVGPKIARELCHKAGVDPHARAREMSEDEVARIAALLDKDYVVEGQLRRQVSQNVSRLRDIACYRGLRHRRGLPVRGQRTKTNARTRKGPKKTVAGKKGVKDLR from the coding sequence ATGCCTCGTTTGCAAGGCGTCGACATCCCGGCTGATCGCCCGACGGTGATCTCGTTGACCTACCTATACGGCGTCGGGCCGAAGATCGCCCGCGAGTTGTGCCACAAGGCGGGGGTCGATCCCCACGCCCGGGCTCGCGAGATGTCCGAGGACGAGGTCGCGCGGATCGCCGCCTTGCTCGACAAGGACTATGTGGTCGAAGGCCAGTTGCGCCGTCAGGTGAGCCAGAACGTCTCCCGACTGCGCGACATCGCCTGCTATCGCGGGTTGCGGCACCGTCGCGGCCTGCCGGTCCGCGGGCAGCGCACCAAGACCAACGCTCGGACCCGCAAGGGCCCCAAGAAGACCGTCGCCGGCAAGAAGGGCGTCAAGGATCTGCGTTAA
- the rpsK gene encoding 30S ribosomal protein S11, producing the protein MAKEKKAVKTKVKTKKARRNVTVGVAHIVATFNNTTVTITDTKGDALCWASAGTSGFKGSRKSTPFAGQCAAQQAAEKARKFGMKDVDVKVKGPGSGRESAITALEAAGLKVKSIEDVTPLPHNGCRPRKKRRV; encoded by the coding sequence GTGGCCAAAGAAAAGAAAGCCGTCAAGACGAAGGTCAAGACCAAGAAGGCTCGTCGCAACGTGACGGTGGGCGTGGCCCACATCGTGGCGACCTTCAACAACACGACGGTGACCATCACCGACACCAAGGGAGACGCCTTGTGTTGGGCGAGCGCCGGCACGAGCGGTTTCAAGGGAAGCCGCAAGAGCACGCCGTTCGCCGGCCAGTGCGCCGCGCAGCAGGCCGCTGAGAAGGCTCGCAAGTTCGGCATGAAGGACGTCGACGTCAAGGTGAAGGGCCCCGGCAGCGGCCGCGAAAGCGCGATCACGGCGCTCGAGGCGGCCGGCCTGAAGGTCAAGAGCATCGAAGACGTCACCCCGCTCCCCCACAACGGTTGCCGCCCCCGCAAGAAGCGGCGCGTGTAA
- the rpsD gene encoding 30S ribosomal protein S4 has protein sequence MARYNGPVCRLCRRDGMKLFLKGVRCDSTKCAFDRRDSPPGQQQARRGKPTDYAIHLREKQKVKHYYGVLERQFRRYFDMADRGKGNTGDSLLALLERRLDNVVHRLGFGASRADARQLINHGHVTVNGKRVDISSYLVSVGDVIRIKNRAKSLDRARATLADFSRDVPDFLSVSTSDIPEGVVGRLPTHEDVSLPVQTQLIVELCSR, from the coding sequence ATGGCTCGATACAACGGACCGGTTTGTCGTCTCTGCCGTCGTGACGGCATGAAATTGTTCCTCAAAGGCGTTCGCTGCGACTCGACGAAGTGCGCGTTCGACCGCCGCGACTCCCCGCCGGGGCAACAACAGGCCCGCCGCGGCAAGCCGACGGACTATGCAATTCACCTCCGCGAGAAGCAGAAGGTGAAGCACTACTACGGCGTGCTCGAACGGCAGTTTCGCCGCTATTTCGACATGGCCGACCGCGGCAAGGGGAATACGGGCGACTCGCTGTTGGCCCTGCTCGAGCGGCGGCTGGACAACGTCGTCCACCGGCTCGGCTTCGGCGCCAGCCGCGCCGACGCGCGGCAGTTGATTAACCACGGCCACGTCACGGTCAACGGCAAGCGGGTCGACATCTCCAGCTACCTAGTCTCGGTCGGCGACGTCATCCGGATCAAGAATCGGGCGAAGAGCCTCGACCGGGCCCGGGCGACCCTGGCCGACTTCAGCCGCGACGTGCCCGACTTCCTGTCGGTTTCGACCAGCGACATCCCCGAGGGGGTGGTCGGCCGGTTGCCGACGCACGAGGACGTGTCGTTGCCGGTGCAGACGCAGTTGATCGTCGAGTTGTGCTCGCGGTAA
- a CDS encoding DNA-directed RNA polymerase subunit alpha, producing MHIRWRGLELPSQVVCDAATLTPTYGKFFAEPFERGFGTTVGNGLRRILLSSLEGSAVTQIKVHNAQHEFTTIEGVMEDLTDIVLNIKSLVVKNHSESTKVLRVERTTAGVVTAADIETDEAVEIINKDLVIATLTADVPFIVEMVVENGRGYTSAFEHGENIQEIGIIPIDSVFSPVTRVRYAVEETRVGQKTNYDKLTIEIWTDGSVSPEMALVEAAKILRKHLTPFVQYAELGPQVHSAARGGGAPGSDAALESKLSMPLSELNLSVRAGNCLESENIMTVRDLVQRNEDQLLEVRNFGETTLAEVQQKLRELGLHLGMRVASPAGSF from the coding sequence ATGCATATCCGCTGGCGTGGTTTGGAGCTGCCGAGTCAGGTCGTGTGCGACGCCGCGACGTTGACCCCCACCTACGGCAAGTTCTTCGCGGAGCCGTTTGAACGCGGCTTCGGCACGACCGTGGGCAACGGCCTGCGGCGGATTCTGCTTTCCAGCCTCGAAGGGAGCGCCGTCACCCAAATCAAGGTCCACAACGCCCAGCACGAGTTCACGACGATCGAAGGGGTGATGGAAGACCTCACCGACATCGTGCTCAACATCAAGTCGCTGGTCGTCAAGAACCACAGCGAGTCGACCAAGGTGCTGCGCGTCGAACGCACCACCGCGGGGGTCGTCACCGCCGCCGACATCGAAACCGACGAAGCGGTCGAGATCATCAACAAGGATCTCGTGATCGCCACCCTGACGGCCGACGTGCCGTTCATCGTCGAGATGGTCGTCGAGAACGGTCGCGGCTACACCTCGGCGTTCGAGCACGGCGAGAACATTCAGGAAATCGGCATCATCCCGATCGACTCGGTCTTCAGCCCCGTGACCCGCGTTCGGTACGCGGTCGAGGAGACTCGCGTCGGTCAGAAGACGAACTACGACAAGCTGACGATTGAAATCTGGACCGACGGTTCGGTCAGCCCCGAAATGGCGCTGGTCGAGGCGGCGAAGATTCTTCGCAAGCACCTCACCCCCTTCGTGCAGTACGCCGAGCTGGGCCCGCAGGTCCATTCGGCCGCTCGCGGCGGCGGGGCGCCGGGGTCCGACGCGGCCCTTGAATCGAAGCTCAGCATGCCGCTGTCGGAGTTGAACCTGTCGGTTCGAGCCGGCAACTGCCTGGAATCGGAAAACATCATGACGGTCCGCGATCTCGTGCAGCGGAACGAAGACCAATTGCTCGAGGTCCGCAACTTCGGCGAGACGACTCTCGCCGAGGTGCAGCAGAAGCTTCGCGAGTTGGGGCTCCACCTGGGAATGCGCGTCGCCAGCCCCGCCGGCAGCTTCTAA
- a CDS encoding 50S ribosomal protein L17, with protein MRHRRKGRKLGRNPNHQRALLRSLASALFLTERDAEFDDNAPKVKGRIITTIHKAKEVRPLVEKCITIARRGLLAEKAAREFGTSAERQSEQWKAWRESESWKKWNQAIAPCVAARRRCLQLLGDKQAVRVLFDEVAERFLDRPGGYTRIVRLAKPRLGDAGVQALLEFVGQRDRVVERSQKPSFETAEA; from the coding sequence ATGCGTCACCGCAGAAAAGGCCGCAAGCTCGGTCGCAATCCCAATCACCAGCGCGCCCTGCTGCGCAGCTTGGCCAGCGCCCTGTTCCTCACCGAACGCGATGCCGAGTTCGACGACAACGCCCCCAAGGTGAAGGGGCGGATCATCACCACGATCCACAAGGCGAAGGAAGTTCGCCCGCTCGTGGAGAAGTGCATCACGATCGCCCGCCGCGGTTTGCTGGCCGAGAAAGCCGCGCGCGAGTTCGGCACGTCCGCTGAACGCCAGAGCGAGCAGTGGAAGGCGTGGCGCGAGAGCGAGTCCTGGAAGAAGTGGAACCAGGCGATCGCCCCATGCGTCGCCGCTCGTCGCCGCTGTCTGCAGCTCTTGGGCGACAAGCAGGCCGTGCGCGTCCTGTTCGACGAGGTTGCCGAGCGGTTCCTCGATCGCCCGGGCGGATACACGCGGATCGTGCGGTTGGCCAAGCCCCGGTTGGGCGACGCCGGCGTGCAAGCCCTGCTGGAGTTCGTCGGCCAGCGCGATCGCGTCGTCGAGCGGAGCCAGAAGCCGAGCTTCGAGACCGCTGAAGCGTAG
- the fba gene encoding fructose-bisphosphate aldolase class II (catalyzes the reversible aldol condensation of dihydroxyacetonephosphate and glyceraldehyde 3-phosphate in the Calvin cycle, glycolysis, and/or gluconeogenesis): MPLVPMRLLLDHAAENDYGLAAFNVNNMEQIQSIMEAAKETDSPVIVQASRGARSYSQDNYLRHLMLAAAELYPSIPMAMHQDHGNSPETCKSAIENGFTSVMMDGSLEADGKTPASYDYNVKVTKDVVQLAHAQGVSVEGELGCLGSLVSGEGEQEDGHGATGVLSHDQLLTDPEEAERFVAETGVDALAVAIGTSHGAYKFSSKPTGDVLAMDRIIEIHRRLPNCHLVMHGSSSVPQELQDVINKYGGKLNPTFGVPVEEIQRGIKHGVRKVNVDTDNRLAITGAIRKVFAESPEKFDPRDYLKPAREAMKQVCVARMTAFGQAGNAGKIKPVSIEKFASYYGKA, translated from the coding sequence ATGCCTCTGGTGCCCATGCGTTTGCTGTTGGATCACGCCGCCGAGAACGACTACGGCCTCGCCGCGTTCAATGTGAACAACATGGAGCAAATCCAGTCGATCATGGAGGCGGCCAAGGAGACTGATTCGCCGGTCATCGTCCAGGCCAGCCGGGGAGCCCGCAGTTACTCGCAGGACAACTACCTGCGGCACCTGATGCTGGCCGCCGCCGAGCTGTACCCCAGCATCCCCATGGCGATGCACCAAGACCACGGCAACAGCCCCGAGACCTGCAAGAGCGCCATCGAGAACGGCTTCACCAGCGTCATGATGGACGGCTCGCTCGAAGCGGACGGCAAGACCCCCGCCAGCTACGATTACAACGTCAAGGTCACCAAGGACGTCGTCCAACTCGCCCACGCCCAAGGGGTGTCGGTCGAAGGGGAACTCGGCTGCCTGGGTTCGCTGGTGAGCGGCGAGGGCGAGCAGGAAGACGGCCACGGCGCCACGGGGGTGTTGTCTCACGACCAGTTGCTCACCGATCCCGAAGAAGCCGAACGATTCGTCGCCGAGACCGGCGTCGACGCCCTGGCCGTGGCGATCGGCACCAGTCACGGCGCGTACAAGTTCAGCAGCAAGCCCACAGGCGACGTGCTGGCCATGGACCGCATCATCGAAATTCACAGGCGGCTTCCCAATTGCCACCTCGTCATGCATGGCTCCAGCAGCGTGCCGCAAGAGTTGCAGGACGTCATCAACAAGTACGGCGGCAAACTGAACCCCACGTTCGGCGTGCCGGTCGAGGAGATCCAGCGGGGGATCAAGCACGGGGTGCGCAAGGTGAACGTCGACACCGACAATCGTCTGGCGATCACCGGCGCCATTCGCAAGGTGTTCGCCGAGAGCCCCGAGAAATTCGACCCCCGCGACTATCTCAAACCCGCCCGCGAGGCGATGAAGCAGGTGTGCGTCGCCCGGATGACTGCCTTCGGCCAGGCCGGCAATGCCGGCAAGATCAAGCCGGTCTCGATCGAGAAGTTCGCCAGCTATTACGGCAAGGCGTAA
- a CDS encoding DUF3891 family protein, which yields MIRRETTLADGRPGWLLISQIEHARISAELAAACVPDALLPARDGGNGASPRAAPLQKSHDADLVAVRAEVLAAIAAHDDGWRQWESSPGLDADGRPRSFTELPLVEALRIWSASIAAAATIGPLAAWMIAGHFRRLLDHSESLGREPLADLWRATHDRPRELRLDEWQFADPLVRTRALADAALAALRTFDAASLWFCCGCGGFDGARQDEEAISCSPLKLELVGGATTTLRSAPGGATADPWPFTPPELTLIAPALLVPARRHGSASELLAAAAPCELRWTLRSR from the coding sequence GTGATCCGCCGCGAGACGACGCTTGCCGACGGTCGGCCGGGGTGGCTGCTCATCTCGCAGATCGAGCATGCGCGGATCAGCGCCGAGTTGGCCGCTGCGTGCGTGCCTGATGCGCTGCTTCCCGCTCGCGATGGCGGCAACGGCGCTTCGCCTCGCGCTGCGCCGCTTCAAAAGTCGCACGACGCCGATCTTGTCGCCGTCCGCGCCGAGGTTCTCGCCGCCATCGCCGCCCACGACGACGGCTGGCGGCAATGGGAATCCTCCCCCGGCCTCGACGCCGACGGCCGCCCGCGATCGTTCACCGAGTTGCCGCTGGTGGAGGCCCTGCGGATCTGGTCCGCCTCGATCGCCGCGGCCGCGACGATCGGCCCGCTCGCGGCCTGGATGATCGCAGGGCATTTTCGTCGGCTGCTTGATCACAGCGAGTCGCTAGGGCGCGAACCGCTGGCCGACCTGTGGCGGGCGACCCACGATCGGCCGCGCGAGTTGCGTCTCGACGAGTGGCAATTCGCCGACCCGCTCGTTCGCACGCGCGCCCTGGCCGACGCGGCCCTCGCGGCGCTCCGTACGTTCGACGCGGCCAGCCTGTGGTTCTGCTGCGGCTGCGGCGGGTTTGACGGGGCTCGGCAGGACGAGGAGGCGATCTCCTGCAGCCCGCTGAAACTCGAGCTCGTCGGCGGGGCGACGACGACGCTCCGATCCGCGCCCGGCGGCGCAACCGCCGACCCGTGGCCGTTCACGCCGCCGGAGTTGACGCTGATCGCGCCGGCCCTGTTGGTCCCGGCGCGGCGGCATGGAAGTGCGTCGGAGCTGCTCGCCGCCGCGGCGCCGTGCGAGTTGCGCTGGACTCTTCGCTCCAGGTAA
- a CDS encoding 50S ribosome-binding GTPase, with translation MTRPGDEAVEVHCHGGVAAVERILAAFAQAGCEILPWQDWLANSAGSIEAAAEIALAAAPTLRTARILLDQRQGALRCELDAIADALATDDRADAATLLDDLLARAPLGLHLTTPWRVAIAGRPNVGKSTLLNALVGYDRAIVYDQPGTTRDVVAAATALDGWPIELADAAGLREASDPLEAAGVELARGRLAAADLALWVLDASELAADSLGELDSTAASQRAELLGEIGSDLGKTPTITVLNKIDRLGLPERTAVERSRSAIAVSASTGAGLPALIAAIGTKLVPSPPPPGAAVPFTPEQETALAAAREALAAGDMAACRAGLRRISTAPPAS, from the coding sequence GTGACGCGCCCCGGCGACGAGGCCGTCGAGGTGCACTGCCACGGCGGCGTCGCGGCGGTCGAACGGATTCTGGCGGCGTTTGCGCAGGCCGGCTGCGAGATTCTTCCATGGCAGGACTGGCTCGCGAACAGCGCGGGTTCGATCGAGGCGGCGGCGGAGATCGCGCTCGCCGCGGCGCCGACTCTGCGCACGGCGAGAATCTTGCTCGACCAGCGGCAAGGGGCCCTGCGCTGCGAGTTGGACGCGATCGCCGATGCGCTGGCGACTGACGATCGAGCTGATGCCGCGACGCTCCTTGACGATCTGCTCGCGCGGGCGCCGCTGGGGCTGCACCTGACGACCCCGTGGCGCGTGGCGATCGCCGGGCGACCGAACGTGGGGAAGAGTACGCTGCTGAACGCGCTCGTCGGCTACGACCGGGCGATCGTGTACGACCAGCCGGGAACGACCCGCGACGTGGTCGCCGCCGCGACCGCGCTCGACGGCTGGCCGATCGAACTGGCCGACGCCGCGGGGCTGCGCGAGGCGAGCGATCCGCTCGAGGCCGCGGGAGTCGAGCTTGCCCGGGGGCGACTAGCCGCGGCAGACCTTGCGCTGTGGGTGCTTGACGCGAGCGAGTTGGCCGCCGACTCGCTCGGCGAACTTGATTCGACCGCCGCCTCCCAGCGCGCCGAACTGCTGGGCGAGATCGGCAGCGATCTGGGGAAAACGCCGACGATCACGGTGCTCAACAAGATCGATCGGTTGGGTTTGCCGGAACGCACGGCGGTCGAGAGATCGCGATCGGCGATCGCCGTGAGCGCTTCCACCGGCGCGGGACTCCCCGCGCTGATCGCGGCGATCGGGACGAAGCTTGTTCCGTCGCCTCCCCCCCCCGGCGCGGCCGTGCCGTTCACGCCCGAGCAAGAGACGGCGCTGGCGGCCGCCCGCGAGGCGCTCGCCGCGGGAGACATGGCCGCCTGTCGCGCCGGTCTGCGACGGATCTCGACGGCGCCGCCGGCCTCGTAG
- a CDS encoding type III pantothenate kinase gives MTHSANNATDARGVLAIDVGNCRVKLGWFPVAQNCPGGKPAAAACLEIAPPALATPAATFAVRHRDRPTTEWLSEIHRWCDEQIEAPLWRGLIASVHPAAADALAGALARAGNVVRRVAGTDLPLAIEVERPERVGIDRLLNAVAAHRLVPQGAAIVVDMGTATTVDLVGVDGTFLGGAILPGPAVAAAALHAGTAALPDLSTTVWDSPPAPLGKSTEEAIAAGLYWGAIGAAMELVRRLAATRADVAQALITGGAAAAFVAEMNAGALPVRHVPHLTLAGLNAAAEELDERHAL, from the coding sequence ATGACGCACTCCGCGAACAACGCGACCGACGCCCGCGGCGTACTGGCCATCGACGTGGGAAACTGCCGCGTGAAGCTCGGGTGGTTTCCGGTCGCGCAAAACTGTCCCGGCGGCAAGCCGGCCGCGGCGGCGTGCCTGGAGATCGCCCCGCCGGCGCTGGCGACCCCGGCGGCCACCTTCGCCGTGCGGCATCGCGATCGGCCGACGACCGAGTGGCTGAGCGAGATCCACCGCTGGTGCGACGAGCAGATCGAAGCGCCGCTGTGGCGCGGGCTGATCGCTTCGGTCCATCCCGCCGCGGCCGATGCCCTGGCCGGCGCTTTGGCGCGAGCCGGCAATGTGGTGCGCCGCGTTGCCGGGACCGACCTGCCGCTGGCGATCGAAGTCGAGCGGCCCGAGCGCGTCGGCATCGATCGGTTGCTGAATGCGGTCGCCGCGCATCGGCTTGTGCCGCAGGGCGCCGCGATCGTCGTCGACATGGGGACGGCGACCACGGTCGATTTGGTCGGCGTCGACGGGACGTTCCTCGGCGGGGCGATTTTGCCGGGCCCGGCTGTGGCGGCTGCGGCGCTGCACGCCGGGACTGCGGCGCTGCCTGACTTGTCGACGACCGTGTGGGATTCGCCTCCCGCGCCGCTGGGCAAATCGACCGAGGAGGCGATCGCCGCGGGGCTGTATTGGGGCGCGATCGGCGCAGCGATGGAGCTCGTCCGCCGCCTTGCCGCAACCCGCGCCGACGTCGCTCAGGCGCTCATAACCGGCGGGGCCGCTGCGGCGTTCGTCGCCGAGATGAACGCCGGCGCCCTTCCCGTGCGCCACGTGCCGCACCTGACGCTCGCGGGGCTGAACGCCGCAGCGGAAGAACTCGACGAGCGGCACGCCTTATGA